Proteins encoded by one window of Macaca fascicularis isolate 582-1 chromosome 10, T2T-MFA8v1.1:
- the MED15 gene encoding mediator of RNA polymerase II transcription subunit 15 isoform X23 has protein sequence MITEALAQGGMHIRARFPPTTAVSAVPSSSIPLGRQPMAQVSQSSLPMLSSPSPGQQVQTPQSMPPPPQPSPQPGQPGSQPNSNVSSGPAPSPSSFLPSPSPQPSQSPVTARTPQNFSVPSPGPLNTPVNPSSVMSPAGSSQAEEQQYLDKLKQLSKYIEPLRRMINKIDKNEDRKKDLSKMKSLLDILTDPSKRCPLKTLQKCEIALEKLKNDMAVPTPPPPPVPPTKQQYLCQPLLDAVLANIRSPVFNHSLYRTFVPAMTAIHGPPITAPVVCTRKRRLEDDERQSIPSVLQGEVARLDPKFLVNLDPSHCSNNGTVHLICKLDDKDLPSVPPLELSVPADYPAQSPLWIDRQWQYDANPFLQSVHRCMTSRLLQLPDKHSVTALLNTWAQSVHQACLSAA, from the exons ATGATCACGGAAGCCTTGGCCCAAGGTGGGATGCACATAAGAGCCCGGTTCCCGCCTACCACCGCTGTGTCCGCCGTCCCGTCAAGCTCCATCCCTTTGGGCAGACAGCCCATGGCACAG GTCAGCCAGAGCAGCCTCCCCATGCTGTCCTCGCCATCACCGGGCCAGCAGGTGCAGACCCCACAGTCGATGCCCCCTCCCCCGCAGCCATCCCCGCAGCCTGGCCAGCCCGGCTCACAGCCCAACTCCAACGTCAG CTCCGGCCCTGCCCCGTCCCCCAGTAGCTTCCTGCCCAGcccttcaccacagccctcccaGAGCCCAGTGACGGCGCGGACCCCACAGAACTTCAGTGTCCCCTCACCTGGACCTTTAAACACACCTG TGAACCCCAGCTCTGTCATGAGCCCAGCCGGCTCCAGCCAGGCCGAGGAGCAGCAGTACCTGGACAAGCTGAAGCAGCTGTCCAAGTACATCGAGCCCCTGCGTCGCATGATCAACAAGATCGACAAGAACGAAG ACAGAAAAAAGGACCTGAGTAAGATGAAGAGCCTTCTGGATATTCTGACAGACCCCTCGAAGCG GTGTCCCCTGAAGACGTTGCAAAAGTGTGAGATCGCCCTGGAGAAACTCAAGAATGACATGGCGGTG CCCACTCCCCCACCGCCCCCGGTGCCACCGACCAAACAGCAGTACCTATGCCAGCCGCTCCTGGACGCCGTCCTGGCCAACATCCGCTCACCTGTCTTCAACCATTCCCTGTACCGCACATTCGTTCCAGCCATGACCGCCATTCACGGCCCACCCATCAC GGCCCCGGTGGTGTGCACCCGGAAGCGCAGGCTTGAGGATGATGAGCGGCAGAGCATCCCCAGTGTGCTCCAGGGCGAGGTGGCCAGGCTGGACCCCAAGTTCCTAGTAAACCTGGACCCTTCTCACTGCAGCAACAATGGCACTGTCCACCTGATCTGCAAGCTGG ATGACAAGGACCTCCCGAGTGTGCCACCGCTGGAGCTCAGTGTGCCCGCTGACTATCCTGCCCAAAGCCCGCTGTGGATCGACCGGCAGTGGCAGTACG ACGCCAACCCCTTCCTCCAGTCGGTGCACCGCTGCATGACCTCCAGGCTGCTGCAGCTCCCGGACAAGCACTCGGTCACCGCCTTGCTCAACACCTGGGCCCAGAGCGTCCACCAGGCCTGCCTCTCAGCCGCCTAG